The genomic segment TACAAGGCCATCGAGGAAAGCAGCGCCAAAATGCTAGCAGCGGCCAAGGCCGAGGACTGGGATGGTGTCATGCGTTTCGAAGGAGCCTGCGCGGTGCTGATCGAGCAACTTCGCCAGCGCGCGCGCAGTGAAGAGCTGGATGCGGAATCCCGGGCTGAGAAGACCCGGATCATGCAGCGTATTCTGCATAACGATGCTCAGATCCGATATCTTGCCGAGCCGTGGTTGGCTAATTTTGAGCAACGGGTTGGTGTGCAAAACCAGTACCTTCATTGAGCTCTGTGGTTTGCGATGGGCCGTGGCTCGAGTGAGCATACCTATTGGAAGAGGTTCAGGTCGAGCTGCGTAATGTCCAGTGTTCGGTCAGGACTTGATCACGAAACACACAGCGCTTGAATTTTGCTCGGTA from the Rhodoferax potami genome contains:
- a CDS encoding flagellar protein FliT → MSLLIDFYKAIEESSAKMLAAAKAEDWDGVMRFEGACAVLIEQLRQRARSEELDAESRAEKTRIMQRILHNDAQIRYLAEPWLANFEQRVGVQNQYLH